A region of the Sandaracinaceae bacterium genome:
CGCGCCGAACATCACGGCGTTCTCGGAACTGGCGTTGCCCAGCTGGCTGCGGCGGAAGACGCCCTGCGCGATGGCGGCCAGGCGGAAGAGCGAGAAGGCCTTGAAGTAGGCCCAGTCGGCGCTCGGCTCGCCGCCCGCGGTGGCCAGGTAGCGGGCCACGAACTCGCGCTCGGTGGGGATGCCCGTCTCGGCGAAGTTCACGCCCAGCAGGCCGCCGATCTTGGGCATGGCCACGTCGTACAGCATGCAGGTGTAGGCCAGGTCGGCGAGCGGGTGGCCCAGCGTGGACAGCTCCCAGTCGATGACGGCCAGCACGCGCGGCTCGGTGGGGTGGAAGATGAGGTTGTCCAGCCGGTAGTCGCCGTGCGCGAGCGTGGTGCGGTCGTCGGCCGGCACGTGCGCGGGCAGGTAGGCCAGCAGCTTCTCCATGGGCTCGATGACGCTGGTCTCGGAGGCGCGGTACTGCTGCGTCCAACGAGCCACCTGACGCTCCACGTATTGGCCCTGCTTTCCGTAGTCAGAGAGGCCCACGGCGGTGACGTCCACCGCGTGGATCTTGGCCAGCACGTCGGCGAGCTGCTCGTACATCACGATGCGGTCCTCGCGCGACACGTCCTGCAGGCGCACGTCGAAGAAGATGCGGCCCTCCACGTGCTCCATGACATAGAACGACGTGCCGATGACGGCGGGGTCCGTGCACAGCGCGTGCATCTCGGCCACGGGCACGTCGGTGTCGCGCAGCGCGCGCATGACGCGGTACTCGCGGTCCACCGCGTGAGCGGACGGCAAGAGCTTGCCCGGGGGCTGCTTGCGCAGCACGAAGCTGCGCGTTCCGTCGCCCAGCCAGAAGGTGGGGTTGGACTGCCCGCCACGAAACTGGCGCACGGTGAGCGGGCCACCAAAGGCCGGGACGTGCTCGTTCAGCCAGGCCTCGAGGGCGGCTTCGTCAAAACGGTGGGCATCGCGAACAGGCGTCGTATGATCGGGTGGCGCGGACATTTCGCCGCGACCGTACCACGCCCCCGAAGAGAAGGATCCCCACCATGGGCTTCGATGTCAGCGACGACCTGCAGCACCTCCTCGACAAGGCCCGCGCCTTCGTCGAGGGCTCCATCTATCCGGTGGAGCAAGAGGCCATTCACGACTTCCGCGCCGCCGAGGGCAAGCTCGCCGCGCTGCGCGCCGAAGTGAAGGCCATGGGCATGTGGGCGCCGCAGATGCCGCGCGAGATGGGCGGCATGGGGCTGTCGTTCCTGGACCACGCCCGCCTGGTGGAGGTGCTCGGTCGCAGCCCGCTCGGGCTCTACGTGTTCGGCTGCCCAGCGCCCGACGCGGGCAACATGGAGATCCTGCACAAGTTCGGCACCAAGGAGCAGCAGGCCCGCTGGCTGCAGCCGCTGGTGGACGGGACCATCCGCAGCTGCTTCTCCATGACGGAGCCGGACCACGCGGGCAGCAACCCCACGTGGCTCGGGACCACGGCCGTGCGTGACGGCGACGACTACGTCATCAACGGGCACAAGTGGTTCACCA
Encoded here:
- a CDS encoding phosphotransferase, which codes for MSAPPDHTTPVRDAHRFDEAALEAWLNEHVPAFGGPLTVRQFRGGQSNPTFWLGDGTRSFVLRKQPPGKLLPSAHAVDREYRVMRALRDTDVPVAEMHALCTDPAVIGTSFYVMEHVEGRIFFDVRLQDVSREDRIVMYEQLADVLAKIHAVDVTAVGLSDYGKQGQYVERQVARWTQQYRASETSVIEPMEKLLAYLPAHVPADDRTTLAHGDYRLDNLIFHPTEPRVLAVIDWELSTLGHPLADLAYTCMLYDVAMPKIGGLLGVNFAETGIPTEREFVARYLATAGGEPSADWAYFKAFSLFRLAAIAQGVFRRSQLGNASSENAVMFGAAVSALSAAGCRLLGL